One part of the Methanofastidiosum sp. genome encodes these proteins:
- a CDS encoding ADP-ribosyltransferase, whose product MSFLAKINPYGTVISGLKNRVALLEKELSIVGQDGNLYLKETSEPKFPTISKEKILKYCDHSPLVQPIHNAIIREVTNAGWSIKPLFNSKCSKCGKEYDRPEDVSCDCGGKILRPELEQKNKLQSFIDNPHPDIDLYSIIRSALKWELCIDDYYLSLSYIRQNDRGKYFIMEAPQALYVENPLLIGKVRRGDSDWSYFCPICNLLDEEYLSESKGKCPKHKIELWETAYVLYAGRRIRRRYSKREIIEGHFNRRLPDEYGTPIIQACINQIEAALNLDLLNRDTFEKGTLAKIFAFEGYTQDEVASLEQAIASMAEKRKSIGSKLFNLFLGNSKGKIEIHDVLSDPSKLQALEWHRYYRDMLLSNYGVTPVFAGTVESGKAGNNPMLQIDVMANTTKAWMRTISEPINTILLSALGITDWYFDFDEIEREDKKESALIQKLRAETVAIYRSSGLEIEIEDDGTINPIITKETKPKEPIPQIEKQKDPLDKLFDDFEDALFHISRDYESGLLQTLENSSKDRANLDNEITPAVSDVTLKLGAELRANIHLIFNHAYLNTISKYAKIISKDDINPNILKYRKEYFESYVSPFFDKWEDREKENIFKIIEEEILKGYNWQTVRKRLSEDYFERRDSYYWRMVARTEGTRAFSFASERAAKDLGATEKRFIFTEDGLACVSCVQASKEGWLPIDSETSFGNPPLHPNCRCYYEFRIGPVTKRWDDVPAEKRKDFTEEMQDALWEYSSTSYYINTILRHPLDYLKRISYKLQIERALKAIETMKKIFNLEGSKINEEGVLLWRGLDEADILDHILDPNDPELKDIFDDKGFSSTSKDSDIALAFGYHYMQVSEGHITMLKIHVPYGTRVIYIGNSYEYAQEEVILQNGSIFRINNTSFRDLTESEKELLYNEGMDPERQKNIKVKIYDVDYLGDANIRA is encoded by the coding sequence TTGTCTTTTCTTGCAAAAATTAATCCCTACGGCACAGTCATTTCTGGCCTTAAAAATAGAGTTGCATTACTGGAGAAGGAGCTTTCTATAGTTGGGCAGGACGGCAACCTCTACTTAAAGGAAACATCCGAGCCGAAGTTCCCAACGATATCTAAGGAGAAGATCCTGAAATACTGTGATCATTCCCCGCTTGTCCAGCCAATCCACAACGCAATAATACGTGAGGTCACAAACGCCGGATGGTCGATCAAGCCCCTTTTCAACTCTAAGTGCAGCAAATGCGGGAAAGAGTATGATAGACCTGAAGATGTTAGTTGTGATTGCGGGGGGAAAATATTAAGGCCAGAATTAGAGCAAAAAAACAAGCTCCAGTCCTTCATAGACAATCCTCATCCAGATATAGATCTTTATTCAATCATAAGATCCGCCCTCAAATGGGAGCTTTGTATTGATGACTATTATCTATCCCTTTCTTACATAAGGCAGAACGACAGGGGAAAGTATTTCATAATGGAGGCGCCCCAGGCACTCTATGTTGAGAATCCTCTTTTGATTGGGAAGGTTAGGCGTGGCGATTCTGATTGGTCGTACTTCTGCCCCATCTGCAATCTGCTTGATGAAGAATATTTATCAGAGTCAAAGGGGAAGTGCCCCAAGCATAAAATAGAGCTTTGGGAGACGGCATACGTACTTTATGCCGGGAGAAGGATAAGAAGGCGCTACTCCAAAAGAGAGATAATAGAGGGCCACTTCAATAGGAGACTCCCGGATGAATATGGCACTCCAATAATCCAGGCATGCATAAATCAGATAGAAGCGGCCCTAAATCTAGACCTCCTGAATCGTGACACTTTTGAGAAGGGCACCCTCGCAAAGATATTCGCCTTCGAGGGCTATACGCAGGACGAAGTGGCTTCTTTAGAGCAGGCAATAGCATCGATGGCCGAAAAAAGAAAAAGCATAGGTTCAAAGCTATTCAATCTTTTCCTGGGAAACTCGAAAGGCAAGATAGAGATCCATGATGTGCTTTCTGATCCCTCAAAACTCCAGGCTCTGGAGTGGCACCGCTACTATCGTGACATGCTCCTCTCAAATTACGGAGTGACCCCAGTCTTTGCAGGTACAGTTGAGAGCGGAAAGGCTGGGAACAACCCGATGCTGCAGATTGACGTGATGGCGAACACCACAAAGGCATGGATGAGGACAATCTCTGAGCCCATAAACACTATTCTGCTTTCAGCTCTTGGAATAACGGATTGGTACTTTGATTTTGATGAGATAGAGCGTGAAGACAAGAAAGAGTCGGCATTGATCCAAAAGCTAAGGGCCGAAACAGTCGCCATCTACAGAAGCTCCGGTCTTGAGATTGAGATAGAAGACGATGGCACCATTAATCCGATCATAACAAAAGAAACAAAGCCAAAAGAGCCCATCCCGCAGATAGAAAAACAGAAAGATCCTCTAGACAAATTGTTCGATGATTTTGAAGATGCACTCTTCCATATTTCAAGGGATTATGAGAGCGGCCTGCTTCAAACTCTGGAAAACAGTTCAAAAGATAGGGCCAATCTTGATAATGAAATAACTCCAGCCGTATCAGACGTTACACTAAAGCTAGGCGCCGAGCTTAGGGCCAATATTCATCTTATTTTTAATCATGCTTACCTAAATACAATTTCTAAATACGCAAAAATAATCTCAAAAGATGATATCAATCCAAACATACTGAAATACCGGAAGGAGTATTTTGAGAGTTACGTCTCGCCCTTCTTCGATAAGTGGGAGGATAGGGAAAAGGAGAACATATTCAAGATTATCGAGGAAGAAATTCTAAAAGGCTACAACTGGCAGACAGTCAGAAAAAGATTGTCAGAGGATTATTTCGAAAGAAGGGATTCTTACTACTGGCGGATGGTGGCAAGGACCGAAGGAACGAGAGCGTTCAGCTTCGCATCAGAGCGGGCGGCAAAGGATCTTGGTGCCACCGAGAAGAGATTCATTTTTACTGAAGATGGCCTTGCATGTGTTAGCTGTGTCCAGGCCTCAAAAGAGGGATGGCTTCCCATTGATTCAGAAACCTCATTTGGCAATCCACCGCTTCATCCGAACTGCAGGTGCTACTATGAGTTCCGGATAGGGCCAGTTACCAAAAGGTGGGATGATGTGCCAGCTGAGAAGAGGAAAGACTTCACCGAAGAGATGCAGGATGCTCTATGGGAATACTCCTCCACTTCCTATTACATAAACACGATATTGAGGCACCCCTTGGATTATCTAAAGAGGATATCCTACAAGCTTCAGATAGAGCGTGCACTGAAAGCGATTGAAACAATGAAAAAGATATTCAATTTAGAAGGAAGCAAAATCAACGAAGAAGGTGTTCTTCTTTGGAGGGGCCTTGATGAAGCTGACATATTAGATCATATCCTTGATCCAAATGATCCTGAGCTAAAGGATATTTTCGATGACAAGGGATTTTCAAGCACAAGCAAGGATAGCGACATTGCCCTTGCTTTTGGTTATCATTACATGCAGGTAAGCGAAGGCCATATAACAATGCTTAAAATCCACGTCCCTTACGGAACAAGGGTGATTTATATTGGAAATTCATATGAGTACGCCCAGGAGGAAGTCATACTGCAAAACGGATCAATTTTCCGCATAAATAACACTTCTTTCAGGGATCTTACAGAGTCTGAAAAAGAACTACTGTACAATGAAGGCATGGACCCAGAAAGACAAAAAAATATAAAGGTCAAAATCTATGATGTGGACTACCTAGGTGATGCAAATATCAGAGCTTAA